In one Fusarium falciforme chromosome 5, complete sequence genomic region, the following are encoded:
- a CDS encoding Ubiquitinyl hydrolase 1, with protein sequence MFQPQPTPFASSCFASYGLAPELDFAFPVSAGGGGPGLLYASPPPVQQQQHQQPQPQSHLIHQIPRQQLSSSTSPPASSPFSSQASISNPSPPPNPATRDSRSLRHYQHQQRRLQHRHQQHQQPPHPQQQPYSAPPAVVVPKMEDQGQHDMAAQQAAAKDYQPVLEGLKVGNKISSDIITHEYAKADPVYVDKTITLPQTYSHFRPIQGDGNCGWRALGFSYFEKLVDSGDQAKIEGEAARLLSMGHMLSTVGGYSYFEDWADELIGLLRQVAQSINDPTMAHMLVQEKWNDPSSANGMIYYLRLLAATYLKGNAATYEAFVNDGIGIPAYCAQFVEIPDHEIEHLGIIALVNTLLKPAGQVLEIAYLDRSPGTQVNRYRFPDEANGQDPATLGPIIYLLFRPNHYDILYRDPPVPVGPITMQVNRVSGFTHNTDITATQTDLGQFATLNFDSLAMIPGLNSGPAFGGLGSLAPPPPASTVAESFSPVQQSPWMPSFPETLPVSTPQAAPPPPPTIMASPQPPTPPASLSGSSAMGPSPPMVATSGLGPQSSLMPPPSSGYHIRFSPVQLEYEESKNNFPEPTFQVTTNTFKNSVWNRAHYGNPDFHPEEWSPDDEHTDGRVGGKRKKKDSA encoded by the exons ATGTTCCAGCCTCAACCCACACCCTtcgcctcctcctgcttcgCGTCCTATGGCCTAGCTCCCGAACTGGACTTCGCCTTTCCCGTGTCAGCCGGAGGCGGAGGCCCTGGACTTCTCTACGCTTCACCACCGCCggtgcagcagcagcagcaccaacaGCCACAGCCTCAGTCGCATCTGATTCACCAGATCCCCCGACAGCAACTCTCGTCCTCGACATCTCCCCCAGCTTCCTCGCCCTTTTCCTCGCAAGCTTCTATCTCGAACCCCTCTCCCCCGCCGAACCCCGCGACCCGAGACAGTCGTTCGCTGCGACACTatcagcaccagcagcgccGGCTTCAACACCGGCATCAGCAGCACCAACAGCCGCCGCATCCGCAACAACAACCCTACTCTGCCCCGCCCGCAGTCGTCGTTCCCAAGATGGAGGATCAAGGCCAGCACGACATGGCCGCTCAGCAGGCTGCTGCTAAGGATTACCAGCCTGTTCTTGAG GGGCTTAAGGTTGGCAACAAAATCTCGAGCGACATTATTACCCACGAATACGCCAAAGCCGATCCGGTCTATGTCGACAAGACAATT ACCCTTCCCCAGACATACTCCCACTTTCGACCTATCCAAGGAGATGGTAACTGTGGCTGGCGAG CACTTGGATTCAGCTACTTTGAGAAGCTAGTCGACTCAGGCGATCAGGCCAAGATTGAGGGCGAAGCCGCCCGACTTTTGAGTATGGGTCATATGTTGTCGACTGTTGGGGGTTACTCTTACTTTGAGGACTGGGCCGATGAGTTGATTGGGCTTCTGCGCCAAGTCGCTCAGAGCATCAACGACCCCACGATGGCACACATGTTGGTGCAAGAGAAGTGGAACGACCCCAGCTCCGCCAATGGCATGATCTACTACCTTCGGCTTCTCGCCGCTACCTACCTCAAGGGCAATGCCGCGACATACGAGGCCTTTGTAAATGATGGCATCGGCATTCCAGCCTATTGCGCTCAGTTCGTCGAAATTCCGGACCACGAGATCGAGCATCTTGGCATCATCGCCCTCGTCAACACCCTCCTCAAGCCCGCCGGCCAAGTCCTTGAGATAGCGTACCTCGATCGCAGCCCGGGCACCCAGGTCAACCGATATCGTTTCCCCGACGAGGCCAACGGCCAAGATCCCGCCACCCTCGGTCCCATCATCTACCTACTCTTCCGACCTAACCACTATGACATCCTGTACCGAGATCCGCCAGTTCCTGTTGGGCCTATCACGATGCAAGTTAACCGCGTGAGTGGTTTCACGCACAACACCGACATCACAGCGACTCAAACAGATCTCGGCCAATTTGCTACGCTCAACTTTGATTCACTGGCTATGATCCCGGGTCTCAACTCAGGCCCTGCATTTGGAGGACTTGGATCATTGGCGCCGCCTCCCCCAGCCAGTACGGTGGCTGAGTCTTTCTCACCGGTGCAGCAGAGCCCGTGGATGCCATCGTTCCCTGAAACACTGCCAGTCTCGACTCCGCAAGCCGCGCCGCCGCCCCCTCCTACCATCATGGcgtctcctcaacctccgACGCCTCCCGCCTCCTTGTCTGGCAGTTCAGCTATGGGTCCCAGTCCCCCAATGGTCGCAACATCAGGACTAGGCCCACAGAGCTCCCTAATGCCGCCGCCGAGTTCTGGTTACCACATACGATTCAGCCCGGTTCAACTTGAGTATGAGGAGAGCAAGAACAACTTCCCTGAACCGACATTCCAGGTGACAACGAATACTTTCAAGAATAGTGTATGGAATCGAGCGCACTATGGAAACCCTGATTTTCACCCAGAAGAATGGAGTCCTGATGACGAACATACCGACGGCAGAGTTGGAGGAAaacgcaagaagaaggactct